A window of Thermococcus sp. MV5 contains these coding sequences:
- a CDS encoding NAD(P)/FAD-dependent oxidoreductase encodes MNFEEKFDVVIIGAGPAGLFSAYELSEKSDLKIAVIDEGGDIENRICPMDELGYCIECKPCHIMSGVGGAGGLSDGTINLRPDIGGDLTELTRDEMYSWQLVWEVDQILLRHGAPRGIYKGDEDEIRMWERRAAQAGVKFIPIIQRHIGSDHTKGVIKGIKEHLENKGVKFLLWTKVEEFREGEVIARKGVDTFTIKTRYIIVAPGRGGAEWFQEVAQKIGLHSRHGPIDVGVRVEVPAIIMDPITKINHDPKFHIYTETYDDFVRTFCTNPNGFVVEEKYDSYVGVNGHSMRGKKSNNTNFAFLTRIELTEPVEDTTAYGKSIAQLATTIGGGKPILQRLGDLRRGRRSTWSRIKKSDVEPTLKHVTPGDIAMALPHRVVTNIIEGLEKLDKVIPGVASDHTLLYAPEIKYYAIRVEVNDLLETNMENIFVAGDGAGLSRDIVNAAATGLLAARGILVKEGLYRERDFKKSDNWKKAVESLEE; translated from the coding sequence ATGAATTTTGAAGAAAAGTTTGATGTTGTCATAATTGGTGCTGGGCCGGCAGGTCTTTTTTCGGCCTATGAACTTTCAGAAAAGAGCGACCTGAAAATTGCGGTAATTGACGAGGGAGGAGACATTGAAAATCGGATATGTCCAATGGATGAACTTGGCTATTGTATCGAGTGCAAACCGTGCCATATCATGAGTGGTGTGGGAGGAGCAGGAGGACTTAGTGACGGTACTATAAACTTAAGACCGGATATTGGAGGGGATTTAACAGAGCTTACAAGAGATGAGATGTATTCTTGGCAGCTTGTTTGGGAAGTAGATCAGATTCTCTTGAGACATGGTGCTCCTAGAGGAATCTACAAAGGCGACGAAGATGAAATACGGATGTGGGAACGGAGAGCTGCTCAAGCTGGAGTGAAATTTATCCCAATAATCCAGCGCCACATAGGTTCGGATCATACTAAAGGGGTTATAAAGGGCATAAAGGAGCATTTAGAGAATAAAGGAGTTAAGTTTCTCCTGTGGACAAAAGTGGAAGAATTTAGAGAGGGAGAAGTTATTGCTAGGAAAGGAGTGGATACGTTTACAATAAAAACACGCTACATAATAGTTGCCCCGGGAAGAGGAGGAGCAGAATGGTTTCAAGAAGTTGCGCAAAAGATTGGTCTGCACTCGAGACACGGGCCTATTGACGTAGGGGTTAGAGTTGAGGTACCAGCTATAATAATGGATCCAATAACAAAAATAAACCATGATCCCAAGTTCCACATATACACTGAGACTTATGATGATTTTGTGAGGACATTCTGTACTAATCCAAACGGCTTTGTTGTTGAAGAGAAATATGATAGCTATGTGGGGGTAAATGGGCATTCAATGAGGGGCAAAAAGAGCAATAATACAAATTTTGCTTTTCTTACGAGAATTGAGCTTACGGAGCCCGTGGAAGATACGACAGCATATGGAAAGAGCATAGCTCAGTTAGCAACAACTATTGGAGGAGGAAAACCGATACTGCAGAGATTAGGAGATTTAAGGCGAGGAAGGAGAAGCACATGGAGTAGGATTAAGAAAAGCGATGTTGAACCCACTTTAAAACATGTTACTCCAGGAGATATAGCAATGGCTTTGCCTCATAGAGTTGTTACAAATATAATCGAGGGACTTGAAAAGCTTGACAAAGTAATTCCAGGTGTTGCCAGTGACCATACGCTTCTCTATGCTCCCGAGATTAAGTACTATGCTATAAGAGTAGAAGTTAATGATCTGCTTGAAACGAACATGGAGAATATTTTTGTGGCTGGAGATGGCGCAGGGCTTTCGAGGGATATAGTAAACGCCGCTGCAACTGGTCTTTTAGCAGCTAGAGGAATACTGGTTAAAGAGGGACTTTACAGAGAACGAGACTTCAAAAAATCAGATAACTGGAAAAAGGCTGTTGAAAGTTTGGAGGAATAA
- a CDS encoding HPP family protein, which produces MPKEAKNKKIAIIIGKKRHLQLQRKEELSHNLRYISKVPVKIVMDKDFLTVHPQDSFTVLIGKFTSEETSAIVVDDEGKLLGFITMKDLLQFFTTPRRHSVVGLGLLKKYTITRASRVEDIMVTKPITIHVDDNLGHAIKLMVETGKHHLPVVDSEKKVHGLLEVKDIIRLIRLVAL; this is translated from the coding sequence ATGCCTAAAGAAGCTAAAAACAAAAAAATAGCAATAATAATAGGCAAAAAGAGACATTTACAACTTCAGAGAAAGGAGGAACTAAGCCACAACCTTCGATATATTTCAAAAGTTCCCGTAAAAATCGTTATGGATAAAGATTTTCTAACAGTTCATCCCCAAGACTCATTTACCGTTTTGATAGGAAAGTTCACAAGCGAGGAAACTTCTGCAATAGTTGTAGACGATGAAGGGAAGTTGTTAGGGTTTATCACAATGAAAGATCTTCTTCAGTTTTTCACAACCCCTAGAAGGCACTCTGTTGTGGGGTTGGGATTGCTAAAAAAGTACACAATAACGCGAGCTTCCAGAGTGGAGGACATAATGGTGACAAAACCAATAACAATTCATGTAGATGATAATCTCGGACATGCGATCAAACTCATGGTGGAAACAGGCAAACATCATCTTCCGGTTGTAGATAGTGAAAAAAAGGTCCATGGGTTGTTGGAGGTCAAAGACATAATTCGACTTATTAGACTTGTTGCACTCTAA
- a CDS encoding cation:proton antiporter, with translation MDVFLELAVILIVAKLFGYIATKVKMPGALGQLIGGMLIGPSILSIVSYSEGVHLISEMGVVLLLFLAGLETDVEEFKSVGLPAFLVAIGGVTVPFALGYFVSEGFGYEKMEALFLAGILTATSVGLTASILMEMKRLRTKEGTAILAAAVVDDILGIIVLTTLIAMHRKGHVYVEDLGILIGEIIIFFIISWLVGKPVIKEILMLSERIDLPETLTAFALALTLIFAYIAEQFKIAGITGAYLAGVLMAQTDEAKRITDRIITLSYSLFVPVFLVGIGVNTDLSILLHAGFFAIVYSIIAVMGKILGCGVGALAARFSPKDALKVGVGMVPRMEVALIMANVALTEGVFDKGIFSIPVTMVIITTFVTPPLLKWAFSRD, from the coding sequence ATGGATGTATTCCTTGAACTTGCAGTGATTCTGATAGTGGCCAAACTATTTGGTTATATTGCTACAAAAGTAAAAATGCCTGGAGCTCTTGGGCAACTTATTGGAGGAATGCTTATTGGTCCCTCCATTCTCAGTATAGTAAGCTATTCCGAGGGGGTTCATTTAATAAGTGAAATGGGGGTAGTTCTATTACTTTTCCTTGCTGGCCTTGAAACGGATGTTGAAGAATTCAAGAGTGTTGGACTACCTGCTTTTCTGGTAGCTATAGGAGGAGTAACAGTGCCCTTCGCGTTAGGGTACTTTGTTTCCGAGGGATTTGGATATGAAAAGATGGAGGCATTGTTCCTAGCAGGTATCTTAACAGCCACCAGTGTTGGACTAACTGCAAGTATTTTGATGGAAATGAAAAGACTCCGAACAAAAGAAGGAACAGCAATTTTAGCTGCCGCAGTTGTTGATGATATATTAGGAATTATAGTGCTTACCACATTGATAGCCATGCATAGAAAAGGACATGTATATGTAGAAGATCTTGGAATATTAATTGGAGAGATAATTATATTTTTCATAATAAGTTGGCTTGTTGGAAAACCTGTTATCAAAGAAATTTTGATGCTTTCAGAGAGAATTGACTTGCCAGAAACCTTAACAGCATTCGCTCTCGCTTTAACACTCATCTTCGCCTATATAGCTGAACAGTTCAAAATAGCAGGAATAACAGGAGCCTATTTAGCAGGAGTTTTGATGGCTCAAACAGACGAAGCAAAAAGAATAACTGACAGAATAATAACCCTTTCATACTCCCTGTTTGTTCCTGTTTTCCTCGTTGGGATTGGGGTTAACACTGATCTGAGTATCCTCCTTCATGCAGGGTTCTTCGCAATAGTTTACTCAATAATAGCAGTCATGGGGAAGATATTAGGCTGTGGTGTTGGAGCCTTAGCAGCCAGGTTTAGTCCAAAAGACGCCCTCAAAGTGGGCGTAGGAATGGTTCCCAGAATGGAGGTTGCTTTAATTATGGCCAATGTTGCACTGACAGAAGGAGTATTTGACAAAGGTATCTTTTCAATTCCGGTTACAATGGTAATAATTACCACATTCGTTACACCACCCCTTCTAAAATGGGCCTTCTCGAGGGATTAG
- a CDS encoding cation:proton antiporter, whose translation METILVIALMLAVAKLLGWVFEKIGQPVVLGQILGGLLIGLFAESNEIIREFSNLGVLLLLFLAGIESDLTEFKRVGKPSTLVAGIGVAFAFILGFLVAYPFVEFHEALLYGAIMTPTSVSITVKVLMELRKLRTREGTTILAAAVVDDVLGILVLTVIISLLREGTIDYKTILEIVIEVSGFLAVFLYFGPVFAEKAFRRISRIDLPESTTAFAIVFLIIFAYMAEHLNLASILGAYLVGLTIGQTNYRKQVEDHVSILGYSLFIPLFFVEVGMRIEPSYILHASLFAILYTIAAIISKVVGCGAGAYLAGFDFSTSLKIGVGMIPRLGVELAMLTIALKSGVIGPDALTIAISMVFVTTILTPPLLKWTYYSKAPSVKTVKTSEK comes from the coding sequence ATGGAGACAATACTTGTGATTGCCCTAATGCTTGCAGTGGCTAAACTTCTCGGGTGGGTATTTGAAAAAATCGGCCAACCCGTAGTCCTCGGACAAATTTTAGGTGGATTACTCATAGGACTTTTTGCAGAAAGCAATGAGATAATTAGAGAGTTCTCTAACCTTGGAGTTCTCTTGCTTTTATTCCTAGCAGGAATTGAAAGTGACCTTACCGAGTTTAAGCGAGTTGGAAAGCCAAGTACCCTCGTCGCTGGTATAGGAGTAGCATTCGCCTTTATACTTGGATTTTTAGTTGCATATCCATTTGTAGAGTTCCATGAAGCTCTTCTTTATGGTGCAATAATGACCCCAACAAGTGTCAGTATAACCGTGAAAGTCCTAATGGAGCTTAGGAAACTTAGAACTAGAGAAGGCACAACTATTTTGGCTGCTGCAGTTGTTGATGATGTATTAGGAATACTCGTCCTAACTGTAATAATATCTCTCCTCCGTGAAGGAACTATCGATTATAAAACTATCCTTGAGATTGTTATTGAGGTTAGCGGATTCCTAGCAGTTTTTCTGTATTTCGGACCAGTCTTTGCAGAAAAGGCTTTTAGAAGAATTTCCCGCATAGACTTACCTGAGTCTACGACAGCATTCGCAATAGTCTTTCTAATAATTTTTGCTTACATGGCCGAACATCTAAACCTAGCGTCTATTCTGGGAGCATATTTAGTAGGATTAACGATTGGTCAGACAAACTATCGAAAGCAAGTTGAAGACCATGTGAGCATTCTTGGTTACTCTCTGTTTATCCCCCTTTTCTTTGTAGAAGTGGGAATGAGAATTGAGCCCAGTTATATTTTACATGCTAGCCTTTTCGCGATTTTATACACCATTGCCGCAATAATAAGTAAAGTCGTCGGCTGTGGAGCCGGGGCATATCTAGCAGGTTTTGACTTCAGCACCTCCCTAAAAATCGGAGTTGGAATGATCCCCAGACTGGGTGTTGAGCTTGCAATGCTTACAATAGCTCTAAAAAGTGGCGTCATTGGTCCAGATGCCCTAACAATAGCTATATCTATGGTGTTTGTGACTACGATTTTAACACCTCCTCTACTAAAATGGACCTACTATTCAAAAGCTCCTTCCGTCAAAACAGTTAAGACCTCGGAAAAATAA
- the lrpA gene encoding HTH-type transcriptional regulator LrpA — translation MLDERDKVIIEMLTKDARMPFTEIAKILGISETAVRKRVRGLEEKGIIRQYTIKVDPQRLGYNLISLTGVDTRPEKLFEVAEKLKAFEFVRELYLSSGDHMIMAEIWAKDGEDLADIMSNKIGKIDGVTKVCPSIILERLK, via the coding sequence ATGCTAGACGAACGAGATAAGGTCATAATTGAAATGTTGACAAAGGATGCAAGGATGCCTTTCACAGAAATAGCAAAGATCTTGGGTATAAGTGAAACAGCAGTCAGAAAGAGAGTACGGGGATTAGAAGAAAAGGGAATTATACGTCAGTATACTATAAAAGTGGATCCACAAAGACTAGGTTATAATTTGATAAGCCTTACTGGCGTTGATACAAGACCAGAGAAGCTTTTTGAAGTTGCTGAAAAACTGAAAGCATTTGAGTTTGTTAGGGAATTGTACCTCTCAAGTGGAGATCACATGATCATGGCAGAGATATGGGCAAAAGATGGGGAAGATTTAGCGGATATAATGTCAAATAAAATAGGAAAAATTGACGGAGTTACAAAGGTTTGTCCTTCCATAATCTTAGAGCGCCTAAAGTAA
- the rlmD gene encoding 23S rRNA (uracil(1939)-C(5))-methyltransferase RlmD — MRVKIKKLSSEGFGETEVGGKKILVPFTVPGDIVDIRKWRREKRKLVAHDYEIVEMSSSRIEPKCEYFGICGGCLLQHFPYKEQIEFKEQKLFELLQLQVDVIPSPRIYGYRNRIDIAITTRGIGFRKRGTWWNVVDIEKCDVFGNKSKKALKFLRDLIEDYKLAPWDLKKNTGFLRYIVLREGKFTGDFMITLVTSEGELPERIFEYFDFATSLYWSVNNTKSDVSYGEPRNFWREEFIRERLDDVTYFIHPNSFFQTNSYQAVNLVKKVSEFVDGERVLDLYSGVGTFGVYLAKRGFQVEGIEVNPFAVEMANRNARINKVNAEFRVGTDKGVRNLGVYDTVIVDPPRAGLHPKLIKKLLRDLPETLVYVSCNPKTFSENLEKLKESYLIEQIVGLDMFPHTPHVEIIAKLNLKSKI, encoded by the coding sequence ATGCGAGTGAAGATAAAAAAGCTAAGTTCTGAGGGATTTGGGGAAACTGAGGTTGGCGGGAAGAAGATACTAGTGCCTTTCACTGTTCCAGGGGATATAGTTGATATTAGAAAGTGGCGTAGGGAAAAAAGAAAACTTGTGGCCCATGATTACGAAATAGTTGAGATGTCTTCTTCTAGGATTGAACCGAAGTGTGAATACTTTGGCATTTGTGGAGGTTGTTTGTTACAACATTTTCCTTATAAAGAGCAAATAGAGTTTAAAGAACAGAAATTATTCGAGCTTTTGCAGCTTCAAGTTGACGTGATTCCCTCTCCTAGAATATATGGATATAGGAACAGGATTGATATTGCAATAACAACTAGAGGTATTGGGTTTAGAAAAAGAGGTACTTGGTGGAATGTTGTTGATATAGAGAAATGTGATGTGTTTGGGAATAAAAGTAAAAAAGCTCTAAAATTCCTACGAGACCTCATTGAAGATTATAAATTGGCACCATGGGATCTGAAGAAAAATACGGGCTTTCTAAGGTATATCGTATTACGAGAGGGCAAATTTACTGGAGATTTTATGATAACCTTAGTGACCTCTGAAGGAGAGCTTCCTGAAAGAATTTTTGAGTACTTTGATTTTGCGACTTCTCTTTATTGGAGTGTCAACAATACTAAAAGTGATGTATCCTATGGAGAACCAAGAAACTTTTGGCGAGAGGAGTTTATTAGGGAGAGACTTGATGATGTTACATATTTTATCCATCCAAATTCATTTTTCCAGACAAACTCCTATCAGGCTGTTAATCTTGTAAAAAAGGTCAGCGAATTTGTAGATGGGGAAAGAGTTCTTGACCTCTACTCTGGAGTAGGAACCTTTGGAGTTTATTTAGCAAAGAGGGGTTTTCAAGTAGAAGGGATTGAAGTGAATCCTTTTGCCGTAGAAATGGCTAATAGAAATGCTAGAATAAACAAGGTAAATGCTGAATTTAGAGTAGGCACTGACAAAGGTGTGAGAAATCTAGGAGTTTACGATACTGTTATTGTGGATCCTCCTAGAGCGGGTCTTCATCCAAAGCTCATAAAGAAACTACTAAGGGATTTGCCCGAGACACTAGTTTATGTCTCATGTAACCCAAAAACCTTCTCTGAAAACTTAGAAAAGCTTAAAGAGAGTTATCTCATTGAGCAAATAGTGGGCCTTGATATGTTTCCTCATACTCCCCATGTTGAAATTATTGCAAAACTAAATTTGAAAAGCAAAATATAG
- a CDS encoding ArsR family transcriptional regulator, with translation MVVKKDIIYKLLVTKKKATSLQKLSEELETPMPWLLHTLKSLESEGLVEIFYGNEKAAIMIKAKTLEDYF, from the coding sequence ATGGTTGTCAAAAAAGACATTATTTACAAACTATTAGTGACAAAAAAGAAGGCGACTTCTTTACAAAAGTTGAGTGAAGAACTGGAGACCCCAATGCCATGGCTTCTCCATACATTAAAAAGTTTGGAATCAGAGGGGCTTGTTGAAATATTCTATGGAAACGAAAAAGCTGCAATAATGATCAAAGCAAAAACTCTTGAAGATTATTTTTAG
- the pyrE gene encoding orotate phosphoribosyltransferase, which produces MEMLKEKELLIELIFREGAIEFGNFVLSSGKQSNYYINIKKLITNPQALKIIASLIKAKAESFGLEYDKIAGPELGAVPIVVSLALIADKPLLIVRKKKKDYGTGKQVEGEVKIGDRVLLVEDVTTTGGSVLRAAKILEGEGANIVAIIVVVDREEGAKQTLEKEGYTLIPLVTVGELFKYREK; this is translated from the coding sequence ATGGAAATGTTAAAAGAAAAGGAGCTTTTGATTGAGCTGATTTTCAGAGAGGGTGCTATTGAATTTGGAAACTTTGTTCTTAGCTCAGGAAAACAGAGCAACTATTATATTAATATCAAAAAACTTATAACAAATCCTCAAGCCTTAAAAATAATCGCTTCTCTTATAAAAGCTAAGGCAGAGAGCTTTGGTCTTGAGTACGATAAAATAGCAGGTCCAGAGCTCGGGGCAGTTCCTATTGTAGTTTCATTGGCTTTAATAGCCGATAAACCTCTTTTAATAGTACGTAAAAAGAAGAAGGATTATGGGACGGGAAAACAAGTTGAAGGAGAGGTAAAAATAGGGGATAGAGTTCTTCTTGTAGAAGATGTTACAACAACAGGGGGTAGTGTACTTAGAGCAGCTAAGATTTTGGAAGGGGAAGGTGCCAATATAGTGGCTATCATTGTGGTTGTTGATCGGGAAGAGGGTGCCAAGCAAACTCTGGAAAAAGAAGGTTATACATTAATCCCCTTGGTAACAGTTGGGGAGCTCTTTAAATATAGAGAAAAGTGA
- the pyrB gene encoding aspartate carbamoyltransferase: MRFQDVISINDFEKDDIEYVLKTAELLERELKEKGTLQYAKGKVLATLFFEPSTRTRLSFESAMHRLGGSVIGFAEASATSVKKGESLMDTIRTVENYADVIVIRHPKEGAARLAAEVAKIPVINAGDGANQHPTQTLLDLYTIKKEFGKIDGLKIALLGDLKYGRTVHSLAKALSYYNVKLYFVAPQGLEMPRHIVEEISDKVDIVETSSLESIIPEIDVLYATRIQKERFPDPAEYNKIKGSYRVDPKILEGAKETLKIMHPLPRVDEISYEVDKTRYSAYFRQVWSGVPVRMALLGIVLGVIE; this comes from the coding sequence ATGCGATTCCAAGATGTGATTAGTATAAACGATTTTGAAAAAGACGATATTGAATATGTGTTAAAAACTGCAGAATTGCTTGAAAGGGAACTTAAAGAGAAAGGAACACTCCAATATGCAAAAGGCAAGGTTTTGGCAACTCTCTTTTTTGAGCCATCTACAAGAACTAGATTAAGCTTTGAGAGTGCAATGCATAGACTCGGAGGTTCAGTTATTGGCTTTGCTGAGGCTTCAGCCACCAGTGTTAAGAAAGGAGAAAGTCTCATGGACACTATAAGAACTGTAGAGAACTACGCAGATGTAATAGTTATACGACATCCGAAAGAAGGAGCTGCAAGATTGGCTGCAGAAGTTGCAAAAATCCCAGTTATAAATGCGGGAGATGGGGCAAATCAGCACCCCACTCAGACTCTTTTAGACCTCTATACCATTAAAAAAGAATTTGGGAAAATTGATGGACTTAAGATAGCTCTTTTAGGGGATCTCAAGTATGGAAGAACTGTGCACAGCCTCGCAAAAGCACTTTCTTACTATAATGTTAAGCTTTACTTTGTGGCTCCTCAAGGACTGGAAATGCCCAGACATATTGTGGAAGAGATCTCAGATAAAGTGGACATAGTGGAGACTAGCAGCCTAGAGAGCATTATTCCTGAAATTGATGTACTGTACGCTACAAGAATCCAGAAGGAAAGATTTCCAGACCCAGCAGAGTACAACAAAATCAAAGGATCTTACAGGGTTGATCCAAAGATCCTAGAAGGAGCAAAAGAAACTCTCAAGATCATGCATCCTCTACCGAGAGTCGATGAGATATCCTACGAAGTAGATAAAACACGTTACTCTGCATATTTCAGGCAGGTTTGGAGTGGAGTTCCTGTCAGAATGGCTCTTCTAGGGATAGTCCTGGGGGTGATAGAATGA
- the pyrI gene encoding aspartate carbamoyltransferase regulatory subunit: MKELKVSAIQKGTVIDHIPSGKGLKVLEILNLPEDSTILIAVNVRSEKLGKKDIIKVEGKILSEDEVNKIALIAPTATVNIIDKWEVVEKKNVEVPDEIIGIIKCANPNCITHYEKVKPKFKVISKKPLKLKCHYCERTMEEEIIAKNLL; this comes from the coding sequence ATGAAAGAGCTTAAAGTCTCAGCGATTCAAAAGGGAACAGTCATAGATCACATACCATCAGGAAAGGGGCTAAAAGTTCTTGAGATCCTTAACTTACCTGAAGACAGTACAATCCTCATTGCCGTCAATGTCAGAAGTGAGAAACTTGGAAAAAAAGATATAATAAAAGTAGAAGGGAAAATTCTAAGTGAAGATGAGGTAAACAAAATAGCACTTATAGCACCTACTGCCACAGTAAACATCATTGATAAATGGGAAGTCGTGGAAAAGAAAAATGTGGAAGTACCAGATGAAATAATCGGCATCATCAAATGCGCAAATCCAAACTGTATAACCCACTATGAAAAAGTAAAACCAAAGTTCAAAGTGATTTCAAAGAAACCACTCAAGTTAAAGTGTCACTACTGTGAGAGGACTATGGAAGAAGAGATCATAGCTAAGAACCTCTTGTGA
- a CDS encoding dihydroorotase, protein MIIKGEILSHSYQGKGYIVIKNGIIKKVQHNKPKEEGEFIDAGDKLVIPGLIDMHAHFREPGYEHRETIESGSKAAVHGGVTTVAIMPNTNPPLDNIETIEYVKKRAQQVGLIDILPVGAITKKRRGKELVDFKILSPHVVAFSDDGTTPQSFKVFLKAAQLARAVGKPIADHAEITELSGGSIREGKFSRVYRISGIPDIAESIAVARDVEIARYTGAHIHVQHLSTSASVKILRDGKKRGAPVTAEVTHHHLLFTDEDLRDRSPFKKVNPPLPRKEDQEELIKGLLDGTIDIIVTDHAPYSKEEKSTNIEEAPFGISGIETLLSSLFIIAEKYEIPFKVLLEKVTWRPAQLFDLGLKGDITPGYSGDVVIVDPNKTWRVNEESLFSKGKNTPFLNRTLPGVIELTIKNGKIVYRRDSVD, encoded by the coding sequence ATGATAATTAAAGGTGAGATACTATCTCACAGCTATCAAGGGAAAGGATACATTGTAATAAAAAATGGGATAATCAAAAAAGTCCAACATAATAAACCTAAAGAAGAAGGAGAGTTTATAGATGCAGGAGACAAACTCGTGATTCCTGGTTTAATAGACATGCACGCTCATTTCAGAGAACCAGGTTATGAACATAGAGAGACTATAGAGAGTGGCTCAAAAGCTGCTGTCCATGGAGGAGTTACTACTGTGGCGATAATGCCAAACACGAATCCTCCACTAGACAATATCGAAACCATTGAATATGTAAAAAAACGAGCTCAACAAGTGGGGCTCATCGATATCCTCCCAGTAGGAGCAATAACAAAAAAGAGACGTGGAAAAGAGCTTGTAGATTTTAAAATCCTAAGTCCACATGTAGTTGCATTTAGCGACGATGGAACAACCCCTCAAAGTTTTAAAGTGTTTCTCAAGGCAGCACAGCTGGCAAGAGCCGTAGGAAAGCCAATTGCTGACCATGCGGAAATAACAGAATTATCTGGGGGAAGTATAAGGGAGGGTAAATTTTCAAGGGTTTACAGAATAAGTGGAATCCCAGATATTGCTGAATCAATAGCTGTTGCAAGGGACGTTGAGATTGCTCGGTATACTGGAGCCCACATCCACGTCCAACACTTATCCACAAGTGCCTCTGTCAAAATTCTAAGAGATGGGAAGAAAAGAGGAGCGCCAGTAACAGCCGAGGTAACTCATCACCATCTACTTTTTACTGATGAGGATTTAAGAGATCGATCTCCTTTTAAAAAAGTTAATCCTCCACTTCCAAGAAAAGAAGACCAAGAAGAGCTCATAAAGGGCCTCTTAGATGGTACAATCGATATAATAGTTACTGATCACGCCCCTTATTCAAAAGAAGAAAAATCTACAAACATAGAAGAGGCTCCATTTGGAATAAGTGGTATCGAGACCCTTCTCTCTTCACTTTTCATTATAGCTGAGAAATATGAAATACCCTTTAAGGTTCTTTTGGAGAAAGTTACTTGGAGACCAGCCCAGCTTTTCGACTTAGGTCTCAAGGGAGACATCACCCCTGGATATTCAGGAGATGTTGTGATAGTCGATCCAAACAAAACATGGAGGGTTAATGAAGAAAGTCTCTTTTCAAAAGGTAAAAATACACCATTTTTAAACAGAACTCTTCCAGGAGTTATTGAATTAACGATTAAAAATGGCAAAATTGTATACAGGAGGGATAGTGTTGATTGA
- a CDS encoding dihydroorotate dehydrogenase — MAKLYTGGIVLIEAELKKKRISGDYGFFIFKLQEEIENPDAGQFVMLKAPDEPILAKPFSIYSYKNRELILFIKRVGRLTGRIFSSPIGEIFYVRGPHGNPYVSSIDLTKRYILVGGGSGISPLNFFSELHPELTYTKLYGFKEGHIRKLFNENEQKHLVIEEETGHTVVDVLNELISKEVGIIACGPIPMLKNLPKNAYVSLEAVMGCGIGTCKSCAVKTTDGIKLVCKDGPLFRKEEITWEWI, encoded by the coding sequence ATGGCAAAATTGTATACAGGAGGGATAGTGTTGATTGAAGCTGAACTTAAGAAAAAGAGAATAAGCGGCGACTATGGATTTTTTATTTTCAAGCTTCAGGAAGAGATAGAAAACCCAGATGCAGGCCAATTTGTAATGCTTAAGGCCCCAGACGAGCCAATTTTAGCAAAACCATTCTCCATATACTCATATAAGAATAGAGAACTCATATTGTTCATAAAGCGTGTTGGGAGGCTAACAGGGAGAATATTCTCAAGTCCTATTGGAGAAATTTTCTATGTAAGAGGACCTCATGGAAATCCCTACGTTAGCTCAATAGATTTAACGAAACGGTACATCCTAGTTGGAGGAGGAAGTGGAATTTCCCCATTAAACTTCTTTTCTGAACTCCATCCAGAGCTAACATATACAAAATTATATGGGTTCAAAGAAGGGCATATAAGAAAACTCTTTAATGAAAATGAACAGAAACACCTCGTAATAGAAGAAGAAACCGGACATACCGTTGTAGATGTTCTTAACGAGCTAATTTCAAAGGAAGTTGGAATAATAGCCTGTGGTCCTATTCCAATGCTAAAAAACTTGCCTAAAAATGCGTATGTATCTCTTGAAGCTGTAATGGGATGTGGGATTGGAACGTGCAAAAGTTGTGCCGTGAAGACTACAGATGGTATAAAGCTCGTCTGCAAAGATGGCCCCTTATTCAGAAAGGAGGAGATAACATGGGAGTGGATTTAA